A genomic stretch from Perognathus longimembris pacificus isolate PPM17 chromosome 5, ASM2315922v1, whole genome shotgun sequence includes:
- the LOC125351397 gene encoding keratin-associated protein 10-3-like → MAASTMSVCSDACTNASWQVDDCPESCCEPCCCPQSSCQPCGCAPAPGLTLLCSPASCVCSPCCQSVCTSCCTPCCCPQSSCQPCGCTGSPCQQACCVPMCCKPMCCTPVCCEPMCCTPVCCRPVCCGASSSCCQPSSCQPCGCTCSPCQPSSSMSLLCRPVCRPACGVPASCCCAPCCQPSCCRPAASSVSLLCRPACSRLACCGQTSCC, encoded by the exons aTGGCCGCCTCCACCATGTCCGTCTGCTCCGACGCCTGCACCAACGCCTCCTGGCAGGTGGACGACTGCCCAGAGAGCTGCTGTGAGCCCTGCTGCTGCCCGCAGTCTAGCTGCCAGCCCTGTGGCTGCGCCCCCGCCCCTGGCCTGACCCTCCTCTGCTCCCCGGCCAGCTGTGTGTGCAGCCCCTGCTGCCAGTCCGTCTGCACCAGCTGCTGCACGCCCTGCTGCTGCCCGCAGTCTAGCTGCCAGCCCTGTGGCTGCACCGGCTCGCCCTGCCAGCAGGCCTGCTGTGTGCCCATGTGCTGTAAGCCCATGTGCTGCAC GCCCGTGTGCTGTGAGCCCATGTGCTGCACGCCTGTGTGCTGCAGGCCCGTGTGCTGTGGGGCTTCCTCCAGCTGCTGCCAGCCGTCTAGCTGCCAGCCCTGTGGCTGCACCTGCTCGCCCTGCCAGCCATCCTCTAGCATGTCCCTGCTGTGCAGGCCCGTGTGCAGGCCGGCCTGCGGGGTGCCCGCCTCCTGCTGCTGTGCCCCCTGCTGCCAGCCCAGTTGCTGCCGCCCCGCggcctcctctgtctctctgctgtGCCGCCCTGCCTGCTCCCGCCTGGCCTGCTGTGGCCAGACATCTTGCTGCTGA